One region of Vitis vinifera cultivar Pinot Noir 40024 chromosome 1, ASM3070453v1 genomic DNA includes:
- the LOC100257864 gene encoding trans-Golgi network-localized SYP41-interacting protein 1 encodes MSGEYDSEQPTVALDSVDIGSLDVVGVDSDGMSVQYSESQHDSAAQVPVDMGDSANEGSESPVRVDYVDQDDDDGVLVKLDDAGKEDMFVDAPEELTAYDGRNVDGGRSVQEYSDEEHIAQDGRLLELGNLGKTVDETGSVPREYEEEREMLGKELASLHHQLKALTVQLQLPGGNDGGLVDFLHTSERGGIEDNKPVFDTPLSEMINECSMFVRGALEERLQTEGTIRELHAILVMKDQEIEDLNRKVNELSVSHDVASQVELEKNQHIEGATNRMFASLGSVVDQEELWDDSVSGKITHVEKSTTQLIEKYSQFLSEIDLLRQLLTETGSDIRVQEGSGTIFFAVRAELLELKRKEADFVEKLNHLEGENRKLVGQLENDKVTAEMLSTELGKTKMELEQEKNKCANAKEKLSLAVTKGKALVQQRDALRQSLADKTSELEKCLVDLQNKSSALEAAELSKEELAKSESLASSLQQELSWKNAIVEKFEEVLSGTSRNEELQSTDILEKLGWLMDERNVLKTVSLEFHKLRDALSLIDLPETISSSDLESQVRWLGESFYQARDEINKLQDEISRTREAAQNEVDQLTTSLLAEIQEKDYLQKELEDLTFSHEKITEREQQISSEKHHMVRALLDASGITMDNEEGIHEPSSDVTMLIDRCLGKIKEQSEISVESARADEEMFERIRSLLYVRDQELTLCKEILEEEMPMRLEVSNLTDKLRMVSQELVALKAEKSSLQKDLDRSEEKLALLREKLSLAVKKGKGLVQERENLKQLLDEKNKEIEKLKLELQQQESAFGDYRGQIDKLSADVERIPKLEADLFALKDRREQEQESLKFLLDEKNNEIEKLKLDLQQLESAFGDHRDQVDRLSTDLERIPGLEADVVAIKDQRDQLEQFLVESNNILQRVIESIDGIVVPGGLVFEEPVAKVKWLAAYFSECEVAKTHAEQELEKVREETSTLSSKLAEAYTTIKSQEDALLVAEENISRLAEDKKEIEVGKTNVEQELQKAVEEAAFQASKFAEVCSAHTSLEDALAIAEKNLSAVMNEKEDAQATRAAAETELEKVKQEVAFQSNRVEEAYATIKSIEGALAHAEANAALLAEEMNAAQVDRANLVDELRKVKEEAASQAIELADVYTTVKSLEGTLSKAENSIAELVDGKKVVEQENLVLNSRLNACMEELAGTHGSLESRSVELFGHLNDLQMLLKDETLLSSLKQTFEKKFESLKDMDSVLKNIRELLIEKVSEQLGNNPFVEEDSSASKRFSDGLDGIVNVGMANDEANPADGNDISSYFRKTVDAFHSRNTILADKIEGFSTSMDGFIAVLLQKLQATRDEVIVVLDHVESLKQKMKNMEIQKQAQENTVTMLENDIGILLSACTDANQELQLEFENNLPKLSSVPELESSNWSQLTFMGERDAAEHQQRIDSSKYAKTAEQLSVATRKVQTLIQMFENARNVSATTIKDLQNELDEMRTTSEKAIEERDINQKRVSKLEADAEALQNQCNDMKLRLEDYQEIEEKLKAREAEFSSFSNQVLMKEREVEGSLLSASQVKALFDKIDEIKIPFAESEAEELEPPNAVYVKKLFHVIDCVTELQHQMNLLSHEKEELQSTLATQVFEMEHLRNDKQDSEKLKNDLYELELSLEKIIQKLGGNDLVGDKKSAGVMELLTVLEKLAMDIILESENSKSKAQELGAKLLGGQKVVDELSTKVKLLEDSIHARASPPEAVQERGIFEAPSVPSGSEISEIEDVGPLGTNTVSPVPSAAHVRTLRKGSTDHLALNIDSESDHLIKEETDEDKGHVFKSLNTSGFIPKQGKMIADRIDGIWVSGGRILMSRPRARLGLIAYWLFLHIWLLGTIL; translated from the exons ATGTCTGGAGAATATGATTCAGAGCAACCGACTGTAGCGTTGGATTCAGTGGATATTGGAAGCTTAGACGTGGTGGGTGTTGATTCAGATGGGATGTCCGTACAATATTCTGAATCACAGCATGATTCGGCCGCCCAAGTCCCCGTTGACATGGGTGATTCAGCTAATGAG GGATCCGAATCTCCGGTGCGGGTGGATTACGTTGAccaagatgatgatgatggggTGTTGGTGAAATTAGATGATGCGGGAAAGGAGGACATGTTTGTTGATGCTCCTGAGGAGTTAACCGCTTATGATGGGAGGAATGTTGATGGAGGGAGATCAGTCCAAGAGTATTCCGATGAAGAGCACATTGCACAGGATGGTCGGCTTCTTGAACTGGGCAATTTGGGGAAAACTGTGGATGAGACAGGAAGTGTTCCACGAGAATATGAG GAAGAAAGAGAGATGTTGGGGAAAGAACTTGCTAGTCTTCACCACCAGCTCAAGGCTCTGACAGTTCAGCTGCAATTGCCGGGTGGAAATGATGGTGGGTTGGTTGATTTTCTTCATACATCAGAAAGGGGAGGAATTGAGGATAATAAACCAGTGTTTGATACCCCCTTAAGTGAGATGATAAATGAGTGCTCTATGTTTGTTAGAGGTGCTTTGGAAGAACGGTTACAGACAGAAGGCACAATTAGAGAACTCCATGCAATTCTAGTTATGAAGGATCAAGAGATTGAGGATCTCAACAGAAAGGTCAATGAACTTTCTGTATCACACGATGTTGCTTCTCAGGTTGAACTTGAAAAGAACCAGCACATTGAGGGTGCCACAAACAGGATGTTTGCGTCTCTTGGCTCAGTTGTTGATCAAGAAGAATTGTGGGATGATTCAGTTAGTGGAAAAATAACTCATGTTGAGAAAAGTACCACCCAACTAATTGAGAAATATAGCCAGTTCCTTTCTGAAATTGATCTACTTAGGCAGCTTTTGACTGAGACTGGCTCTGATATCAGGGTGCAAGAGGGTTCTGGGACAATTTTTTTTGCTGTCCGGGCTGAGTTGCTAGAGCTCAAAAGAAAGGAAGCAGACTTTGTTGAGAAACTAAACCACTTAGAGGGGGAAAATAGAAAACTGGTTGGACAGCTTGAGAATGACAAAGTGACAGCAGAGATGCTGAGTACAGaacttggaaaaacaaaaatggagcTTGAGCAGGAAAAGAATAAATGTGCTAATGCCAAAGAGAAGCTTAGCTTGGCTGTGACAAAAGGGAAGGCATTGGTTCAACAACGTGATGCACTGAGACAGTCTCTTGCTGATAAAACTAGTGAGCTTGAGAAATGTTTAGTTGATTTGCAAAATAAGTCAAGTGCCTTAGAGGCTGCTGAACTGAGCAAGGAGGAGTTGGCCAAAAGTGAAAGTCTGGCATCTTCTCTTCAGCAAGAACTTTCATGGAAGAATGCAATTGTGGAGAAGTTTGAAGAAGTCCTGTCTGGGACCAGTAGAAATGAGGAGCTTCAATCAACGGATATCTTAGAGAAACTTGGATGGCTCATGGATGAGAGAAATGTACTGAAGACTGTTTCCTTGGAATTCCACAAATTGAGGGATGCCTTATCTTTGATTGATCTACCAGAAACTATTTCATCTTCAGACTTGGAATCTCAAGTCCGTTGGCTTGGGGAATCATTTTACCAGGCCAGagatgaaataaataaattacaagaCGAAATTTCTAGGACTAGGGAAGCAGCACAAAATGAGGTTGACCAGTTGACCACATCCCTTTTGGCAGAGATACAGGAAAAAGATTATCTTCAAAAGGAATTGGAAGATCTAACATTCAGTCATGAAAAAATTACTGAACGAGAGCAGCAAATTTCATCAGAGAAACATCACATGGTGAGGGCATTGCTGGATGCTTCTGGAATTACAATGGACAATGAAGAAGGGATCCATGAGCCTTCTTCTGATGTGACCATGCTCATAGACAGATGCTTGGGGAAGATAAAAGAACAAAGTGAGATCTCCGTTGAATCTGCTCGCGCTGATGAAGAAATGTTTGAAAGAATTCGAAGTCTCTTATATGTAAGAGATCAGGAGTTGACGCTTTGTAAGGAAATATTAGAAGAAGAGATGCCGATGAGGTTGGAAGTGAGTAATTTGACGGATAAGTTAAGAATGGTATCCCAAGAACTTGTAGCACTGAAAGCTGAAAAGAGTTCTTTGCAGAAAGATCTGGATCGATCTGAGGAGAAATTAGCTCTACTGAGGGAAAAGTTATCCTTGGCAGTTAAGAAAGGCAAGGGACTGGTTCAAGAACGGGAAAACTTGAAACAACTTCTGGATGAAAAGAATAAGGAAATTGAGAAGTTAAAGCTGGAGTTGCAGCAACAAGAGTCTGCATTTGGTGACTACAGGGGTCAGATTGATAAATTATCTGCTGATGTGGAACGCATTCCAAAGTTGGAGGCTGATCTTTTTGCTTTAAAAGACCGAAGGGAACAAGAGCAGGAAAGcttgaaatttcttttggatGAAAAGAATAATGAAATTGAAAAGTTAAAGCTTGATTTGCAGCAGCTGGAGTCTGCATTTGGTGACCACAGGGATCAAGTTGATAGATTGTCCACTGATCTGGAACGCATCCCAGGATTGGAGGCTGATGTTGTGGCTATAAAAGATCAGAGGGATCAATTGGAGCAGTTCTTAGTGGAGAGCAATAACATATTACAGAGAGTAATCGAGTCTATCGATGGTATTGTTGTGCCCGGTGGTTTAGTTTTTGAAGAACCTGTAGCGAAGGTGAAATGGCTTGCAGCTTACTTTAGTGAATGTGAAGTTGCTAAGACACATGCAGAGCAAGAGCTGGAGAAAGTGAGAGAGGAAACCAGTACTCTTTCCAGCAAGTTAGCTGAAGCCTACACAACTATAAAATCACAGGAAGATGCTTTGTTAGTTGCAGAAGAAAACATTTCTAGGCTTGCTGAAGACAAGAAGGAAATTGAAGTTGGTAAGACGAATGTTGAACAAGAGTTACAGAAAGCAGTAGAGGAAGCTGCTTTCCAGGCTAGCAAGTTTGCTGAGGTTTGTTCCGCCCATACCTCCCTTGAAGATGCGTTAGCGATTGCAGAAAAGAATCTTTCTGCTGTAATGAATGAGAAAGAGGATGCTCAAGCTACTAGAGCTGCTGCTGAGACAGAACTAGAGAAAGTGAAACAGGAAGTTGCTTTTCAGTCCAACAGAGTGGAAGAGGCCTATGCAACTATAAAATCAATTGAAGGTGCACTTGCCCATGCTGAAGCCAATGCAGCTTTGCTAGCAGAAGAAATGAATGCTGCACAAGTTGATAGAGCCAATTTGGTTGATGAGCTAAGAAAGGTCAAAGAGGAAGCTGCTTCCCAGGCTATAGAGCTGGCAGATGTGTATACCACTGTAAAGTCATTGGAAGGCACCTTATCGAAGGCAGAGAATAGTATTGCTGAACTTGTTGATGGGAAAAAGGTGGTTGAACAGGAGAATTTAGTGCTTAATTCCAGGTTAAATGCATGTATGGAAGAGTTGGCTGGAACACATGGCAGCTTAGAAAGCAGGTCTGTGGAGCTCTTTGGTCACCTTAATGATCTTCAGATGCTTTTGAAGGATGAAACTCTATTATCCTCACTGAAACAAAcctttgagaaaaaatttgagaGCCTGAAAGACATGGACTCTGTTCTCAAGAACATAAGGGAACTTCTTATTGAGAAGGTTTCTGAACAATTGGGAAATAATCCTTTTGTGGag GAAGATTCCTCTGCTTCAAAGCGTTTCTCAGATGGCCTTGATGGTATTGTGAATGTTGGAATGGCTAATGATGAGGCAAATCCTGCGGATGGCAATGATATCTCTTCATATTTTAGAAAGACAGTGGATGCATTCCATTCTAGAAACACAATTCTTGCAGATAAGATTGAAGGCTTCTCCACTTCTATGGATGGATTTATTGCAGTTCTTTTGCAGAAGTTACAGGCAACGAGGGATGAAGTAATAGTTGTGCTTGACCACGTGGAATCACTGAAACAGAAAATGAAGAATATGGAAATCCAAAAACAGGCCCAAGAGAATACAGTGACCATGTTAGAAAATGATATTGGGATTTTACTCTCTGCTTGTACTGATGCTAATCAAGAATTACAGCTTGAATTTGAGAACAATCTACCAAAACTGAGCTCTGTCCCTGAGTTGGAAAGTTCTAATTGGAGCCAGCTCACATTTATGGGAGAAAGAGATGCAGCAGAGCATCAACAAAGGATTGATAGCAGTAAATATGCAAAGACAGCAGAACAGTTGTCAGTTGCTACTAGAAAAGTTCAAACTCTGATTCAAATGTTTGAGAATGCAAGGAATGTGTCAGCCACCACCATTAAAGATTTGCAAAATGAATTGGATGAAATGAGAACAACTTCTGAAAAAGCCATAGAAGAGAGGGATATAAACCAAAAAAGAGTTTCCAAGTTGGAGGCTGATGCAGAAGCATTACAAAACCAATGCAACGACATGAAGCTTAGACTAGAGGATTATCAGGAAATAGAGGAGAAATTGAAGGCAAGAGAAGCAGAATTTTCATCATTCtccaatcaggttttgatgaaaGAACGAG AGGTAGAAGGTTCTCTCCTGTCAGCATCCCAAGTGAAGGCTCTCTTTGACAAGATAGATGAGATTAAAATCCCTTTTGCAGAGTCAGAAGCAGAAGAATTGGAGCCCCCAAATGCAGTTTATGTAAAGAAGCTGTTTCATGTAATTGACTGTGTTACTGAGTTGCAGCATCAGATGAATTTATTGTCTCATGAAAAAGAAGAGCTGCAGTCAACACTTGCGACACAGGTTTTTGAAATGGAACATCTGAGGAATGATAAGCAGGACTCagaaaagttgaaaaatgatttgtatGAACTGGAATTAAGTCTGGAGAAAATCATCCAGAAGTTGGGGGGTAATGATTTAGTTGGAGACAAGAAATCTGCTGGAGTGATGGAACTATTGACGGTATTAGAAAAGCTGGCTATGGATATAATCCTGGAATctgaaaattcaaaatccaaaGCCCAGGAACTTGGTGCCAAGTTGCTTGGGGGTCAAAAGGTTGTGGATGAATTATCAACCAAGGTCAAATTACTTGAAGATTCAATTCATGCTAGGGCATCTCCACCAGAGGCAGTCCAGGAAAGGGGCATCTTTGAAGCACCCTCAGTGCCGTCTGGATCAGAAATATCTGAAATTGAAGATGTG GGACCACTTGGGACGAATACAGTATCACCTGTCCCATCAGCTGCTCACGTGAGAACTCTGCGGAAGGGATCAACTGACCACCTTGCACTAAATATTGATTCAGAATCTGATCATTTAATCAAGGAAGAAACAGATGAAGATAAAG GTCATGTATTCAAGTCTCTTAACACATCAGGGTTCATCCCGAAACAAGGAAAGATGATTGCAGATCGAATTGATGGAATTTG GGTATCTGGTGGCCGAATTCTGATGAGTCGTCCAAGAGCAAGGCTAGGCCTCATTGCCTATTGGCTCTTCTTGCACATATGGCTTCTGGGCACCATTTTGTAA
- the LOC100263223 gene encoding GDSL esterase/lipase At3g48460, which yields MNHLACKGQLENSLFWVGELGMYDYSRTYGSSVSIKWLIDLSVSSTCRLVKALLDRGAKYIVVQSLPPTGCLPFDISLSPVSDHDNLGCADTANTVTQTHNELLQAKLAEQQKQYPDSIIAYADIWNAYYTVLKNPSQFGFSEPFKACCGCGKGDLNFDLRSLCGARNTRVCSDPSKHITWDGVHLTEAMHHVLADLLLNKGYCKPSFDQLVKKKRSCTAN from the exons ATGAATCACCTAGCATGTAAGGGTCAGCTGGAGAATTCACTCTTCTGGGTTGGTGAGCTGGGCATGTATGACTATTCTCGTACTTATGGATCTTCTGTTTCCATCAAGTGGCTCATAGATTTATCAGTTAGTAGTACCTGCAGGCTTGTGAAG GCATTGTTGGACAGGGGTGCAAAGTACATTGTGGTTCAAAGCCTTCCACCGACTGGGTGCCTCCCCTTTGACATTTCATTATCCCCAGTAAGTGATCACGATAATCTTGGGTGTGCTGATACTGCAAACACGGTCACACAAACCCACAATGAACTCCTTCAGGCCAAGTTGGCAGAACAACAGAAGCAGTACCCTGACAGCATTATTGCATATGCTGATATTTGGAATGCATACTACACGGTACTGAAAAATCCCAGTCAGTTCGGATTTTCAGAGCCTTTCAAGGCATGCTGTGGATGTGGGAAAGGAGACCTCAACTTTGACTTGCGTTCGTTGTGTGGTGCACGCAACACAAGAGTCTGCAGTGACCCCAGCAAGCACATCACCTGGGATGGGGTTCACCTCACAGAAGCCATGCATCATGTTTTAGCTGATCTCTTGTTAAATAAAGGTTACTGTAAACCATCATTCGATCAGCTAGTTAAGAAGAAAAGAAGTTGCACAGCTAACTAG
- the LOC100240870 gene encoding E3 ubiquitin-protein ligase AIRP2 isoform X3, with the protein MEVVHYQLARCSYQDSIKVLEADVQHANALAAAIPRGKGGARLQMKLAYNPLAPVFLFLLQWMDCSCTCLLPKYLDLFHILIYKVYTDGRPNISAHGRKATIRDFYAVILPSLQRIHGNIMELDNDEDGHPEIEMYGKKRTEEDGRLSNMDLKREDECGICLEPCTKMVLPNCCHAMCINCYRDWNTRSESCPFCRGSIKRVNSEDLWVLTCGDDVVNTETVCREDLLRFYLYIHHLPKHYPDALFLVYYEYLI; encoded by the exons ATGGAGGTGGTGCATTATCAGCTTGCTAGGTGTTCTTACCAAGATTCTATTAAGGTTCTGGAGGCTGATGTACAGCATGCCAATGCTTT GGCTGCTGCAATTCCAAGAGGGAAGGGTGGTGCTCGACTTCAAATGAAATTAGCGTACAATCCCTTGGCGCCagtctttttgtttttgctcCAGTGGATGGATTGTTCATGCACGTGCCTACTCCCCAAGTATCTCGATCTCTTCCACATACTCATTTACAAG GTATACACAGATGGGAGGCCGAATATATCTGCACATGGAAGGAAGGCAACTATTAGGGACTTCTATG CTGTCATATTACCTTCTCTTCAACGTATCCATGGTAACATAATGGAGCTGGATAATGATGAAGATGGCCATCCTGAAATAGAGATGTACGGCAAGAAAAGAACAGAAGAAGATGGCAGGCTTTCCAATATGGATTTGAAAAGGGAAGATGAATGTGGAATTTGTTTGGAGCCTTGCACCAAAATGGTCTTGCCTAATTGCTGTCATGCAATGTGCATCAACTGCTACCGTGACTG GAACACAAGATCAGAGTCCTGCCCCTTTTGTCGTGGCAGCATAAAGAGAGTTAATTCAGAAGACTTATGGGTTCTCACTTGTGGTGACGATGTGGTCAACACAGAAACAGTTTGCAGGGAAGATTTATTGCGCTTCTACCTCTATATCCACCACCTCCCAAAACACTACCCGGATGCTCTTTTCTTAGTGTATTATGAATACTTAATATGA
- the LOC100240870 gene encoding E3 ubiquitin-protein ligase AIRP2 isoform X4 gives MISQMAAAIPRGKGGARLQMKLAYNPLAPVFLFLLQWMDCSCTCLLPKYLDLFHILIYKVYTDGRPNISAHGRKATIRDFYAVILPSLQRIHGNIMELDNDEDGHPEIEMYGKKRTEEDGRLSNMDLKREDECGICLEPCTKMVLPNCCHAMCINCYRDWNTRSESCPFCRGSIKRVNSEDLWVLTCGDDVVNTETVCREDLLRFYLYIHHLPKHYPDALFLVYYEYLI, from the exons ATGATTTCTCAAAT GGCTGCTGCAATTCCAAGAGGGAAGGGTGGTGCTCGACTTCAAATGAAATTAGCGTACAATCCCTTGGCGCCagtctttttgtttttgctcCAGTGGATGGATTGTTCATGCACGTGCCTACTCCCCAAGTATCTCGATCTCTTCCACATACTCATTTACAAG GTATACACAGATGGGAGGCCGAATATATCTGCACATGGAAGGAAGGCAACTATTAGGGACTTCTATG CTGTCATATTACCTTCTCTTCAACGTATCCATGGTAACATAATGGAGCTGGATAATGATGAAGATGGCCATCCTGAAATAGAGATGTACGGCAAGAAAAGAACAGAAGAAGATGGCAGGCTTTCCAATATGGATTTGAAAAGGGAAGATGAATGTGGAATTTGTTTGGAGCCTTGCACCAAAATGGTCTTGCCTAATTGCTGTCATGCAATGTGCATCAACTGCTACCGTGACTG GAACACAAGATCAGAGTCCTGCCCCTTTTGTCGTGGCAGCATAAAGAGAGTTAATTCAGAAGACTTATGGGTTCTCACTTGTGGTGACGATGTGGTCAACACAGAAACAGTTTGCAGGGAAGATTTATTGCGCTTCTACCTCTATATCCACCACCTCCCAAAACACTACCCGGATGCTCTTTTCTTAGTGTATTATGAATACTTAATATGA
- the LOC100240870 gene encoding E3 ubiquitin-protein ligase AIRP2 isoform X1, with amino-acid sequence MYSMPMLSAAVVDHNFTAVQIEGKHVAPFGFPYFGMISQMAAAIPRGKGGARLQMKLAYNPLAPVFLFLLQWMDCSCTCLLPKYLDLFHILIYKVYTDGRPNISAHGRKATIRDFYAVILPSLQRIHGNIMELDNDEDGHPEIEMYGKKRTEEDGRLSNMDLKREDECGICLEPCTKMVLPNCCHAMCINCYRDWNTRSESCPFCRGSIKRVNSEDLWVLTCGDDVVNTETVCREDLLRFYLYIHHLPKHYPDALFLVYYEYLI; translated from the exons ATGTACAGCATGCCAATGCTTT CAGCTGCAGTGGTGGATCATAATTTTACTGCTGTGCAAATTGAGGGGAAACATGTAGCCCCATTTGGGTTTCCGTACTTTGGAATGATTTCTCAAAT GGCTGCTGCAATTCCAAGAGGGAAGGGTGGTGCTCGACTTCAAATGAAATTAGCGTACAATCCCTTGGCGCCagtctttttgtttttgctcCAGTGGATGGATTGTTCATGCACGTGCCTACTCCCCAAGTATCTCGATCTCTTCCACATACTCATTTACAAG GTATACACAGATGGGAGGCCGAATATATCTGCACATGGAAGGAAGGCAACTATTAGGGACTTCTATG CTGTCATATTACCTTCTCTTCAACGTATCCATGGTAACATAATGGAGCTGGATAATGATGAAGATGGCCATCCTGAAATAGAGATGTACGGCAAGAAAAGAACAGAAGAAGATGGCAGGCTTTCCAATATGGATTTGAAAAGGGAAGATGAATGTGGAATTTGTTTGGAGCCTTGCACCAAAATGGTCTTGCCTAATTGCTGTCATGCAATGTGCATCAACTGCTACCGTGACTG GAACACAAGATCAGAGTCCTGCCCCTTTTGTCGTGGCAGCATAAAGAGAGTTAATTCAGAAGACTTATGGGTTCTCACTTGTGGTGACGATGTGGTCAACACAGAAACAGTTTGCAGGGAAGATTTATTGCGCTTCTACCTCTATATCCACCACCTCCCAAAACACTACCCGGATGCTCTTTTCTTAGTGTATTATGAATACTTAATATGA
- the LOC100240870 gene encoding E3 ubiquitin-protein ligase AIRP2 isoform X2, which produces MYSMPMLSAVVDHNFTAVQIEGKHVAPFGFPYFGMISQMAAAIPRGKGGARLQMKLAYNPLAPVFLFLLQWMDCSCTCLLPKYLDLFHILIYKVYTDGRPNISAHGRKATIRDFYAVILPSLQRIHGNIMELDNDEDGHPEIEMYGKKRTEEDGRLSNMDLKREDECGICLEPCTKMVLPNCCHAMCINCYRDWNTRSESCPFCRGSIKRVNSEDLWVLTCGDDVVNTETVCREDLLRFYLYIHHLPKHYPDALFLVYYEYLI; this is translated from the exons ATGTACAGCATGCCAATGCTTT CTGCAGTGGTGGATCATAATTTTACTGCTGTGCAAATTGAGGGGAAACATGTAGCCCCATTTGGGTTTCCGTACTTTGGAATGATTTCTCAAAT GGCTGCTGCAATTCCAAGAGGGAAGGGTGGTGCTCGACTTCAAATGAAATTAGCGTACAATCCCTTGGCGCCagtctttttgtttttgctcCAGTGGATGGATTGTTCATGCACGTGCCTACTCCCCAAGTATCTCGATCTCTTCCACATACTCATTTACAAG GTATACACAGATGGGAGGCCGAATATATCTGCACATGGAAGGAAGGCAACTATTAGGGACTTCTATG CTGTCATATTACCTTCTCTTCAACGTATCCATGGTAACATAATGGAGCTGGATAATGATGAAGATGGCCATCCTGAAATAGAGATGTACGGCAAGAAAAGAACAGAAGAAGATGGCAGGCTTTCCAATATGGATTTGAAAAGGGAAGATGAATGTGGAATTTGTTTGGAGCCTTGCACCAAAATGGTCTTGCCTAATTGCTGTCATGCAATGTGCATCAACTGCTACCGTGACTG GAACACAAGATCAGAGTCCTGCCCCTTTTGTCGTGGCAGCATAAAGAGAGTTAATTCAGAAGACTTATGGGTTCTCACTTGTGGTGACGATGTGGTCAACACAGAAACAGTTTGCAGGGAAGATTTATTGCGCTTCTACCTCTATATCCACCACCTCCCAAAACACTACCCGGATGCTCTTTTCTTAGTGTATTATGAATACTTAATATGA